TTTTAACTCCACAAAAAAAAACCTCTTTTATTGTATCACTTCACATGACTGTAAAACCAATTCTTAAATCCCACATTTCGAGCCGCATTATATACTGGCAAAAGAATATTCTCAAGGTTTTCTTGAAATTCGCCCTTTGATATACCTTCTCTATATAATTTCATAAGCACATCATTACTATTTACATGCTCTCTACTACATTTTAAAAATTCCTTATGTACAACATCATACTTCCACATCATCTGATAAGAAAAATACTCTTTGTCACACAATGCCGTAAAATATTTATTCCACTCTGGAAGGTTATTACTTTTGCTGCTATTTATACTTTTCGTAGTAGGATGCAAATTCCAAAATTCGTCATGGGCCACATAAGACCACGGAATAAAATGATCAATCGAAAGTGTTTCTCCCGTCAAAACTTTATTTCCATAAATATCAGTAACAGGAGTAATCTCCATAATTGTCTTCCAATACTTAATAACTTTATTTAGCTTCCTATCCTGAGGCGGCTCTAATTTACTGGAAATTCCCGGAACATTCGGATTTCGCCTTTGCAAGTACATAATTAAATTATATTGAATCCATCCCTTTAAAATCTCCTGATTCTTTCTTATATAAGTACACCATTCCTGTCGTACAGAGATAGAAGTACCCATTCCGCAG
The nucleotide sequence above comes from Lacrimispora sp. BS-2. Encoded proteins:
- a CDS encoding HNH endonuclease domain-containing protein codes for the protein MMQLPYSEDLSVERLGRLFDKMSESYKIFWFQAIVNKVISGKETLTYQELINEMIADSWYMVSEYKLNLGPSDTLEALVHYIYEISGMKTSEKKVNILNYLEQCKDKKIFEMKRTLTYFVPYRLQAPFVEAFAGSEWNLSKPNLASRMNQEKRLMYYYSDICGMGTSISVRQEWCTYIRKNQEILKGWIQYNLIMYLQRRNPNVPGISSKLEPPQDRKLNKVIKYWKTIMEITPVTDIYGNKVLTGETLSIDHFIPWSYVAHDEFWNLHPTTKSINSSKSNNLPEWNKYFTALCDKEYFSYQMMWKYDVVHKEFLKCSREHVNSNDVLMKLYREGISKGEFQENLENILLPVYNAARNVGFKNWFYSHVK